In the Bacillus shivajii genome, one interval contains:
- a CDS encoding phosphate propanoyltransferase — MDQQTLKKIIEDTIAETLSSQGQTKDEIPIAVSNRHVHLSEEALERLFGKNYQLRKLKDLSQPGQYACEETVTVIGPKGRITKVRILGPARGESQVEVSLTDGRTLGIDPPIRNSGDIEGTPGVTLLGPRGRLQMDKGLICARRHIHMHPSDAEAFQVNDRDVVSVKVDGERGITYDNTLIRVSPKYRLEMHIDFDEANAGAIGKNQTGKLFRTELS, encoded by the coding sequence ATGGATCAACAAACGCTGAAAAAAATAATCGAAGACACAATCGCAGAAACGTTGTCGTCACAAGGGCAAACAAAAGACGAAATACCGATCGCTGTTTCAAACCGGCATGTGCACCTTTCAGAAGAAGCGTTAGAGCGTCTTTTCGGGAAAAACTATCAGCTGCGAAAATTAAAGGATTTATCTCAGCCAGGGCAATACGCATGTGAAGAAACCGTCACTGTGATTGGTCCGAAAGGTAGGATTACCAAAGTGAGAATTTTAGGGCCTGCCAGAGGAGAGTCACAAGTTGAAGTATCGCTAACAGATGGGCGCACGTTAGGGATTGACCCACCGATTCGAAATTCTGGTGATATTGAAGGGACGCCCGGTGTCACGCTACTAGGACCTCGTGGCCGCCTGCAAATGGACAAAGGGCTCATTTGTGCGAGAAGGCATATCCATATGCATCCATCTGATGCAGAAGCGTTTCAAGTGAACGATCGCGATGTCGTCAGTGTGAAAGTTGACGGTGAGCGTGGGATCACGTATGACAACACGTTAATTCGTGTCTCACCAAAGTATCGCTTGGAGATGCACATTGATTTTGATGAAGCAAATGCCGGGGCGATAGGAAAAAATCAAACAGGAAAACTGTTTAGAACGGAGTTGAGTTAA